CAATCAAATGCtgacagccgtgtatattccccctcaagccgatacaaCGATGACCTTCGAACTTCacgcaaactggaaaccacaaattctgaggctgcatttattgtaactGGGGAAAGcaaacaaagcaaatttgaggaaaatgctaccgaagttctatcaacacattgactgtagtacttgcGCTGCTAAAAcattggaccactgctactccatcttccgggatgcctacaaggcACTCCCCCCGGAAAATCTGATTACGattccattttgctcctcccttccttatAGGCATAAACTCAAACCGGAAGTGCCTGTGCTAAGGActgttcaacactggtctgaccaatcggaatccatgcttgatgattgttttgatcacgcggactgagaaatgttccgggtagcctccgaGAATAATATTGATGAATACACTGATACGGTGACTGAtatcatcaggaagtgtataggagatgttgtacccactgtgactattaaaacctaaccGAATCAATAAACTGTGGAAAGATGGCAGCATTCGAGCAAAACAAAGcgtgaaccaccgcatttaaccatggcaaggtgactgggaatatggccgaatacaaacagtagtTATtcccctccgtaaggcaatcaaaacaggcaaaatgtcagtgTGGAGTCGCAATttaacagctcagacacgagacgtaatgtggcagagtctacagacaatcatAGACTAcgaagggaaaaccagccacaccacggacactgacgtcttgcttccagacaagctaaacaccttcacctgctttgaggataacagaATGCCACCGACATGGCCCGCtgccaaggactgtgggctctctttctccgtggctgacgtgagtGGGACATTTAAgtttgttaaccctcgcaaggctgccggcccagacggcatccctagccggttcctcagagcatgcgcagaccagctagctggagtgtttacggacattatCTCTCACTATCCTAGTCTGCTGTCCCCAAATGCTTCActtttgtcatcatgaagtgctgtTTAGCGTATCTATCGTCAGCTATGCTAGTGATGACAGTGATAATGATCAAAATAtacagttggagtcattaactcgtttttcaacaactccacaaatttcttgttcacaaactatagctttggcaagtcggtttggacatctactttatgcatgacacaagttatttttccaacaattgtttagagattatttcactgtatcacaattccagtgggtcagaagtttacatgcactaagttgactgtgccttttaaacagcttggaaaatgatgtcatggctttatacgctaagtgacataatttgagtcaattggaagtgtacctgtagatgtatttcaaggcctaccttcaaactcagtgcctctttgcttgacataatgggaaaatcaaaagacatctgtcaatagacctccacaagtctggttcgtctttgggagcaatttccaagcgcctgaaggtaccacattcatatgTACGAACAATAGTTCGCAAGTATAAActccatgggaccactcagccatcataccactcaggaaggagacgtgttctttCTCCTataaatgaacgtactttggtgcgaaaagtgcaaatcaatcccagaacaacagcgaaggaccttgtgaagataatggaggaaacgggtacaaaagtatatatccacagtaaaatgagtcctatatcgacgctcagcaaggaagaagccactgctccaaaaccgctatgaaaaagccagactacggtttgcaactgcatatggggacaaagatcgtactttttggagaaatgtcctctggtctgatgaaacaaaaattgaactgttggccacaatgaccatcgttatgtttggaggaaaaaggggaggcttgcaagccgaagaacaccatcccaaccgtgaaacatgggggtggcagcatcatgttgtgggggtgctttgctgcaggagggtctggtgcaggAAACAAAATGGATAGCATCTtgagaaggaaaattatgtggatatattgaagcaacatctcaagacatcagtcaggaagttattaAAGCTTGGTTCTATGGTGTGATATAAAAGGTTGCTTATTCTACATGAACCTGTTACATTTGAAAGTTATCAAAAAAACACAGTTTAGAATATCTAGGTCAGTTCAGCAATTGCATTCTTCTCGTATTACTCTGTAGGCTACTGACCAATTCAAAGTTTTCTCCTGCATCTCACCATACATCTAGCCTGTAGTTATTGAACTCAACCCGCAGGAGGTATATTTGTTTTGATTGAGTGGGGGGAAACAGCTGCGGGCAAGGTTCTGACAGATAGGTGTCTTGGTGGTGGAAAGgacacacccacatcaaaccacacccctaAGCCAACTCACGTTTGGCTTCTGTCATGGCCTGCCAGCATTTCTTGAGGAGCAAGCCAAAAAAACGTAGCCCAGCTGGTGCAGTTCACTTTTAATTGTTAGTTTCTCTCTGTGACAGTCTAATGTTCCACTATCTCCCACTCTTGCAGTGCCATTAAGAAGAAGAAGCCTGTTCTCTTTGCCCCTGTCGTGCCTCTCAGTTTTGTCCTGGCCTATCAGATGGACATGGCGTATGGAACGCTAATCTACCGAATGAGGGGTAAGTACTTCTCCCTCTAGCATGTGCACAGACAGCTGACCCAAAACATATTTTGAAAACTCCTGTTTTATTTTCATTGTCCTTTCACCGTGGATGCGTAACCAGGTCAATGCAGTACAGCTCAGCTCGGTAATGTGAAAGTGGTATTTTAGCTCACAATCACCTAaatttcaggataaaaaaatcaCCTTGAGAAGAAAAAGACAGATCTTGCTTTGATTTGTGTGACTTCTCTCTGTCAAACTTCAAACATTCCGGGACATTGTTTATTGGGTTCCATGCTCATTAGGTATGGAGAAAGCCATTTGGATACCCTGGGCTGCTTTTAAAGTCACTTCCGAAAGCTTCACTGCTTCACAAAAATACTTGGGTTTGGTTTTCTTTCAGCCAACCAGAAACCTTCCAAGGCATATCCACCCTCAGATAAATTGAAAGATACATTAAATGTGGGAAAACTAAATTCTTGCTGTAGTCAGTTACTACAGTATAGAGTAGATGTGATTTCAACAATACCCACAGCAGACCACCACAGTTTTGATATCAGTATCTTGGATGAAAGCAATAACCTAATTTCTGTGATCTGAAAAGAAAATGAACAATAAAGTATTCTTTGCTTGCTTGATGTCACTTCCTGCCTGTGTGGGTCCCCAGGAGAGGCGGAGAGCATCATGGTCTCAGAACACGACCGATTGGACCTTCCACACGGTGTGCCCAACTTCGAGAGCATTGAGAAGGCAAGAAGAGCCAAGACCGCCCTCGGCTCCCTCTTTGAGAAATGACACTGTCATGATGGGTGTGTTGTCCAGTGTCACACCCCTCTGATCTCCACCCCTGGAAGTGAGTGAGTGATGCTCCTCGGTCCCCAAGATCAACGTTCATCAGGTCTTCACATGCTATCGAAATGATCGGAAACTCTGTAAATACTAGTACCTAGTTAGATATTTTAGCGTTTCTGATCATTCCGATAGCGCATGAATGCGAAATTACACAGCCAGCCATGCACATAGGACACTTATTGGGCTGACCTAGGAATGACTGTTGTGATCAATATTATATAATAATCAAAATCTGCCTTGTTTTAGAATGATCTACACCAGTGGTGTTCAGATATATAATTAATGGAAAATGGGTTTGTTTCATTTTAGCCTTAGAATTTGTGGCCACATTAAA
The sequence above is drawn from the Oncorhynchus gorbuscha isolate QuinsamMale2020 ecotype Even-year linkage group LG11, OgorEven_v1.0, whole genome shotgun sequence genome and encodes:
- the plgrkt gene encoding plasminogen receptor (KT), whose product is MGFMLSKSMDQNFKKQQEFMLHNARLQMERQILMQNQMRERQMAMQIAWSREFLKYYGTFFSLATLGLTIGAIKKKKPVLFAPVVPLSFVLAYQMDMAYGTLIYRMRGEAESIMVSEHDRLDLPHGVPNFESIEKARRAKTALGSLFEK